The following coding sequences are from one Luteimonas sp. S4-F44 window:
- a CDS encoding error-prone DNA polymerase codes for MSTIDGVDRDTPGGQAPRAWTVAHRLREAANDAVAPDARDAGSPPYAELHCLSDFSFLRGASDAEQLFQRAAHCGYEALAITDECSLAGIVRALEASEGTGLKLIVGSEFRLVDGLRCVLLVETIAGYRRLCALITRARRAAAKGHYRLTREDMAAVLQGDPDGLFALWLPGETPDPDEGRWLHGLFGARVYLAVELHRECDDAARLGALLALARTLGLPALASGDVHMATRRERMLQDTLTAIAHNTPLADCGAHLFRNGERHLRTRRALGNIYGPALMEAAAALAARCSFNLRSIRYDYPVELVPDGYTPTTWLRVLTERGIVERWPDGPTPQVRELIEFELALIAKKGYEAFFLTVADIVAFARKQEILCQGRGSSANSAVCYALGITAVNPDETRLLMARFLSEQRDEPPDIDVDFEHQRREEVIQYVYAKYGRERAALAATVISYRGKSAVRDVAKAFGLPDDQIALLATCYGWGNGDTPMEQRITEAGFDLHNPLIRKILLVTEGLRGHPRHLSQHVGGFVISDAPLSHLVPVENAAMADRTIIQWEKDDLETMQLLKVDCLALGMLTCIRKTLDLVRGHRGRDFALATLPREDEATYRMIQIADTVGVFQIESRAQMAMLPRLKPARFYDLVVEVAIVRPGPIQGDMVHPYLRRRQGREAVDYPNDEIRSILEPTLGVPLFQEQVMELLMKAANYTDSEADHLRRSMAAWRRGGDMEQHRVRVRERMLAKDYSQEFIDQIFDQIKGFGSYGFPQSHAASFAKLVYASCWLKRHEPAAFACGLLNAQPMGFYSPSQIVQDASRGSAQRARVEVLPVDVLHSDYDSTLVGGRPWHSEADPGIQPAIRLGLRLVTGLPETAAHRIVAERARRPFADIADLVLRAGLDTKARQALAEADALRSLAGHRNAARWAVAGIEQRRPLLPGSPDETAVALPAPAAGEEILSDYRALGLSLGPHPMALLRPQMAARRIIGLRELQARRHGSGVHVAGLVTQRQRPATAKGTIFVTLEDETGMINVIVWSHLAIRRRRALLESRLLAVRGRWERVDGVAHLIAGDLHDLSDLLGTMPLPSRDFH; via the coding sequence ATGAGCACGATCGACGGCGTCGACCGCGACACGCCCGGCGGCCAAGCGCCACGGGCCTGGACGGTCGCGCACCGGTTGCGCGAGGCGGCCAACGACGCGGTCGCTCCCGATGCGCGCGATGCCGGATCGCCGCCGTACGCGGAATTGCACTGCCTGTCGGATTTCTCGTTCCTGCGCGGTGCCTCCGATGCCGAGCAGTTGTTCCAGCGTGCGGCGCATTGCGGCTACGAGGCGTTGGCGATTACCGACGAGTGCTCACTGGCCGGGATCGTGCGCGCGCTCGAAGCCTCCGAAGGCACCGGGCTCAAGCTGATCGTCGGCAGCGAGTTCCGGCTCGTCGACGGCCTGCGCTGCGTGCTGCTGGTCGAGACAATCGCCGGCTACCGCAGGCTGTGTGCACTGATCACCCGGGCGCGCCGTGCCGCCGCCAAGGGCCACTATCGGCTCACGCGCGAGGATATGGCCGCCGTGCTGCAGGGCGATCCCGATGGGCTGTTCGCGCTGTGGCTGCCGGGCGAGACGCCCGATCCGGACGAGGGCCGCTGGCTGCACGGCCTGTTCGGTGCGCGCGTGTATCTGGCCGTGGAGCTGCACCGCGAATGCGACGACGCCGCGCGCCTGGGCGCGCTGCTGGCATTGGCGCGCACGCTTGGGCTGCCGGCGCTGGCCAGTGGCGACGTGCACATGGCCACCCGGCGCGAACGCATGCTGCAAGACACCCTCACCGCGATCGCCCACAACACCCCGCTGGCCGATTGCGGCGCGCACCTGTTCCGCAACGGCGAGCGCCACCTGCGTACCCGGCGCGCACTGGGCAACATCTACGGGCCTGCGCTGATGGAGGCGGCCGCGGCGTTGGCGGCGCGCTGCAGCTTCAACCTGCGCAGCATCCGCTACGACTACCCGGTCGAGCTCGTCCCCGACGGCTACACCCCGACCACCTGGCTGCGGGTACTGACCGAGCGCGGCATCGTCGAGCGTTGGCCCGACGGGCCCACGCCCCAGGTGCGCGAGCTGATCGAATTCGAGCTCGCGCTGATCGCCAAAAAGGGCTACGAGGCCTTCTTCCTGACCGTGGCCGACATCGTCGCCTTCGCCCGCAAGCAGGAGATCCTGTGCCAGGGCCGCGGCTCGTCGGCGAACTCGGCGGTCTGCTACGCGCTCGGCATCACCGCGGTGAACCCTGACGAGACCCGGCTGCTGATGGCGCGCTTTCTGTCCGAACAGCGCGACGAGCCGCCCGACATCGACGTCGACTTCGAGCACCAGCGGCGCGAGGAGGTCATCCAGTATGTCTACGCCAAGTACGGCCGCGAGCGGGCGGCACTCGCCGCGACGGTGATCAGCTACCGCGGCAAGAGCGCGGTGCGCGACGTCGCCAAGGCCTTCGGCCTGCCCGACGACCAGATCGCGCTGCTGGCCACCTGCTACGGCTGGGGCAACGGCGACACCCCGATGGAGCAGCGCATCACCGAGGCGGGCTTTGACCTGCACAACCCGCTGATCCGCAAGATCCTGCTGGTGACCGAGGGATTGCGCGGCCATCCGCGGCACCTGTCGCAGCACGTCGGCGGTTTCGTCATTTCCGATGCCCCGCTCTCGCATCTGGTCCCGGTCGAGAACGCGGCGATGGCCGACCGCACGATCATCCAGTGGGAGAAGGACGATCTGGAAACGATGCAGTTGCTCAAGGTCGACTGCCTCGCCCTGGGCATGCTGACCTGCATCCGCAAGACGCTGGACTTGGTGCGCGGCCATCGCGGGCGGGACTTCGCGCTCGCGACCCTGCCCCGTGAGGACGAGGCGACCTACCGAATGATCCAGATTGCCGACACCGTCGGCGTGTTCCAGATCGAATCGCGCGCACAGATGGCGATGCTGCCGCGCCTCAAGCCGGCGCGCTTTTACGATCTGGTGGTGGAAGTGGCGATCGTGCGCCCCGGCCCGATCCAGGGCGACATGGTGCATCCCTATCTGCGCCGGCGGCAGGGCCGCGAAGCGGTCGACTATCCCAACGACGAGATCCGCAGCATCCTCGAACCCACGCTCGGCGTGCCGCTGTTCCAGGAGCAGGTCATGGAACTGCTGATGAAGGCGGCCAACTACACCGACAGCGAGGCCGACCACCTGCGGCGCTCGATGGCGGCCTGGCGGCGCGGCGGCGACATGGAGCAGCACCGGGTGCGGGTGCGCGAGCGCATGCTGGCGAAGGACTACTCGCAGGAGTTCATCGACCAGATCTTCGACCAGATCAAGGGCTTCGGCTCCTACGGCTTTCCGCAGAGCCACGCGGCCTCGTTCGCCAAGCTGGTCTACGCCAGTTGCTGGCTCAAGCGCCACGAGCCGGCCGCATTCGCCTGCGGCCTGCTCAACGCCCAGCCGATGGGCTTCTACTCGCCCAGCCAGATCGTGCAGGACGCCAGCCGCGGCAGCGCGCAACGCGCACGCGTCGAGGTGCTGCCGGTCGACGTGCTGCACAGCGACTACGACAGCACCCTGGTCGGTGGCCGGCCCTGGCACAGCGAAGCCGATCCGGGCATTCAACCGGCAATCCGGCTCGGCCTGCGCCTGGTGACGGGGCTGCCCGAGACGGCCGCGCACCGCATCGTCGCCGAACGCGCGCGCCGCCCGTTCGCCGACATCGCCGATCTGGTCCTGCGCGCCGGCCTCGATACCAAGGCGCGCCAGGCGCTGGCCGAGGCCGATGCGCTGCGCAGCCTGGCCGGCCACCGCAATGCCGCGCGCTGGGCGGTGGCTGGTATCGAGCAGCGGCGACCGCTGCTGCCCGGCAGCCCCGACGAGACCGCGGTCGCCCTGCCCGCGCCCGCCGCCGGCGAAGAGATCCTGTCCGACTACCGCGCCCTGGGCCTGAGCCTGGGCCCGCATCCGATGGCACTGCTGCGCCCACAGATGGCCGCGCGCCGGATCATCGGCCTGCGCGAGTTGCAGGCCCGGCGCCACGGCAGCGGCGTGCATGTCGCCGGTTTGGTGACCCAGCGCCAGCGCCCGGCCACGGCCAAGGGCACGATTTTCGTCACGCTCGAGGACGAGACCGGCATGATCAACGTCATCGTCTGGTCGCACCTGGCGATCCGCCGCCGGCGCGCCCTGCTCGAATCCCGCCTGCTCGCCGTGCGCGGCCGCTGGGAGCGGGTCGACGGGGTCGCCCACCTCATCGCCGGCGACCTGCACGACCTCAGCGACCTGCTCGGCACGATGCCGCTGCCCTCACGCGATTTCCATTGA
- a CDS encoding aldehyde dehydrogenase family protein, translating into MSHPVLTALGLETTESGTYLGNNEWARDTGAGTLTPVNPASGESLAQVLATSQANYETIVTRAQAAFREWRTTPAPRRGEAIRLCAEALRTHKDALGSLVALEMGKSKPEGDGEVQEMIDIGEFAVGLSRQLYGLTMHSERPGHRMYEQWHPLGLVGVISAFNFPVAVWAWNSFVAAVCGNVTIWKPSPKTPLSAIASMKICNEALRAGGFPDIFFLFNDAGSDLAQAFVDDKRIALVSFTGSTRVGRHVGERVARRMGRSLLELGGNNAIIVDPTADLKLAIPAIVFGAVGTAGQRCTTTRRLFVHASIFDDVLAKLKTAYAQVESRIGDPTDAANLMGPLNSRDAVDAYLAAIEKAKAAGGTIESGGKALDDRKGFFVLPTLITGLSNDAEVVQAETFAPILYVMKYENLDEAIDMQNDVPQGLSSAIFTNDLKASERFLSARGSDCGIANVNIGTSGAEIGGAFGGEKETGGGRESGSDAWRAYMRRQTNTINYSDALPLAQGIKFDL; encoded by the coding sequence ATGTCCCATCCCGTCCTTACCGCGCTCGGCCTCGAGACCACCGAATCGGGCACCTATCTCGGCAACAACGAATGGGCCCGCGATACCGGTGCCGGCACGCTGACCCCGGTGAACCCGGCCAGTGGCGAGTCGCTGGCGCAGGTACTGGCGACCTCGCAAGCCAACTACGAGACCATCGTGACCCGCGCCCAGGCCGCATTCCGCGAATGGCGCACGACGCCGGCGCCGCGCCGCGGCGAGGCGATCCGGCTGTGCGCCGAGGCGCTGCGCACGCACAAGGACGCGCTCGGCTCGCTGGTCGCGCTGGAGATGGGCAAGTCCAAGCCCGAAGGCGACGGCGAAGTGCAGGAGATGATCGACATCGGCGAGTTCGCCGTCGGTCTGTCGCGCCAGCTCTACGGCCTGACTATGCATTCCGAGCGCCCCGGCCATCGCATGTACGAGCAGTGGCATCCGCTGGGTCTGGTCGGCGTGATCAGCGCGTTCAACTTCCCGGTCGCGGTCTGGGCCTGGAACAGCTTCGTCGCCGCGGTCTGCGGCAACGTCACGATCTGGAAGCCGTCACCGAAGACGCCGCTGTCGGCGATCGCCTCGATGAAGATCTGCAACGAGGCGCTGCGGGCCGGCGGGTTCCCGGACATCTTCTTCCTGTTCAATGACGCCGGCAGCGATCTCGCCCAGGCGTTCGTCGACGACAAGCGCATCGCGCTGGTCAGCTTCACCGGCTCGACGCGGGTCGGCCGCCATGTCGGCGAGCGCGTCGCGCGTCGCATGGGGCGTTCGCTGCTCGAGCTGGGCGGCAACAACGCGATCATTGTCGACCCGACCGCCGACCTGAAGCTGGCGATCCCGGCGATCGTGTTCGGTGCGGTCGGCACCGCCGGCCAGCGCTGCACGACCACGCGCCGGCTGTTCGTGCACGCCTCGATCTTCGACGACGTGCTGGCCAAGCTCAAGACCGCTTACGCCCAGGTCGAATCGCGGATCGGCGACCCCACCGATGCGGCCAACCTGATGGGGCCGCTGAACTCGCGCGACGCGGTGGACGCCTACCTGGCCGCGATCGAGAAGGCCAAGGCCGCCGGCGGCACGATCGAGAGCGGCGGCAAGGCGCTCGACGACCGCAAGGGCTTCTTCGTGCTGCCGACCCTCATCACCGGCCTGTCGAACGATGCCGAGGTGGTGCAGGCCGAGACCTTCGCGCCGATCCTCTACGTGATGAAGTACGAGAATCTCGACGAGGCGATCGACATGCAGAACGACGTGCCGCAGGGCCTGTCGTCGGCAATCTTCACCAACGACCTCAAGGCCTCCGAGCGCTTCCTCTCGGCGCGCGGTTCGGACTGCGGCATCGCCAACGTCAACATCGGCACGTCCGGTGCCGAGATCGGCGGCGCGTTCGGCGGCGAGAAGGAAACCGGCGGCGGCCGCGAGTCGGGCTCAGATGCCTGGCGCGCCTACATGCGCCGGCAGACCAACACCATCAACTACTCCGACGCCCTGCCCCTGGCCCAGGGCATCAAGTTCGACCTGTGA
- a CDS encoding DUF4190 domain-containing protein — protein MRRTSALAVTSLVCGLLGWSLLPWLGSLVAVITGHLARAEIRRTPELDGDGMAVAGLVLGYVQFVATVVGIVVLMLFFGGLFWLGTAS, from the coding sequence GTGAGACGAACCAGCGCCCTGGCGGTCACCAGCCTGGTCTGCGGCCTGTTGGGCTGGAGCCTGCTGCCTTGGCTGGGCAGCCTGGTGGCGGTGATCACCGGCCATCTGGCGCGCGCGGAAATCCGCCGCACGCCCGAGCTCGACGGCGACGGCATGGCCGTGGCCGGGCTGGTGCTGGGCTATGTGCAGTTCGTCGCGACGGTCGTCGGCATCGTGGTGCTGATGCTGTTCTTCGGCGGCCTGTTCTGGCTCGGGACGGCGAGCTGA
- a CDS encoding quinone-dependent dihydroorotate dehydrogenase: MYGLARPLLFRLDAERAHHLTLAALDAAHRAGLSSMLGGAPAPLPTEAFGLRFPNPVGLAAGLDKNGAHIDALFALGFGFVEIGTVTPRPQAGNPKPRMFRLPQHRAVINRLGFNNAGVDALVANVERARRKGVLGINIGKNKDTPNDAAADDYLHCLARVYALADYVTVNISSPNTAGLRDLQEAQALQRLIGSLREAQERLAAQHGRRVPVLVKIAPDLDDGGIEAAARVFGDLAVDGVIATNTTIARTGVEADATAAQAGGLSGAPLMDRATTVLRRLRAQLPATIPLIGVGGIVCGADAATKIAAGASLVQVYSGLVYRGPALVGDCVEAIRARRDTADRSLAPER; this comes from the coding sequence GTGTACGGACTCGCCCGACCGCTGCTGTTCCGGCTCGATGCCGAACGCGCCCACCATCTGACGCTGGCCGCGCTCGATGCCGCACACCGCGCCGGCCTGTCGTCGATGCTCGGCGGTGCGCCGGCGCCGCTGCCGACCGAGGCGTTCGGCCTGCGCTTCCCCAATCCCGTTGGCCTGGCCGCCGGGCTGGACAAGAACGGCGCGCACATCGATGCGCTGTTCGCGCTGGGGTTCGGCTTCGTCGAGATCGGCACGGTGACCCCGCGCCCGCAGGCGGGCAATCCGAAGCCGCGGATGTTCCGGCTGCCGCAGCATCGCGCGGTGATCAACCGGTTGGGCTTCAACAATGCCGGGGTCGATGCGCTGGTCGCCAATGTCGAGCGCGCGCGCCGCAAGGGCGTGCTCGGCATCAACATCGGCAAGAACAAGGACACTCCCAACGACGCGGCCGCCGACGACTACCTGCATTGTCTGGCGCGGGTCTATGCGCTGGCCGACTACGTCACCGTCAACATTTCCTCGCCCAATACCGCGGGGCTGCGCGACCTGCAGGAAGCGCAGGCCCTGCAGCGCCTGATCGGCAGCCTGCGCGAGGCGCAGGAGCGGCTGGCCGCCCAGCACGGGCGACGCGTGCCGGTGCTGGTAAAGATCGCCCCCGACCTCGACGACGGCGGCATCGAGGCCGCGGCCCGGGTCTTCGGCGACCTGGCGGTGGATGGCGTCATCGCGACCAATACCACCATCGCACGCACCGGCGTCGAAGCCGATGCGACCGCCGCGCAGGCCGGTGGCCTGTCCGGTGCACCGTTGATGGACCGGGCCACCACGGTGCTGCGCAGGCTGCGTGCGCAACTGCCCGCGACCATCCCGCTGATCGGCGTGGGCGGCATCGTCTGCGGCGCCGACGCCGCCACCAAGATCGCGGCCGGTGCGTCACTGGTCCAGGTCTACTCGGGCCTGGTCTATCGCGGGCCGGCCCTGGTCGGCGACTGCGTGGAGGCGATCCGCGCGCGCCGCGATACCGCCGACCGCAGCCTTGCCCCGGAGCGCTGA
- the murB gene encoding UDP-N-acetylmuramate dehydrogenase: MSAPFDLRERVDLRPRNTFGVPAQARRLLEVGDAAMLPQALDALGEMPPLVLGGGSNLLFVDDVDTALAIVDTRRALVADDSVQAQVRVAAGASWHDVVMWSLAQGLGGLENLALIPGTVGAAPIQNIGAYGVEVADRIHAVEAFDRTRGALVALDAAACGFGYRDSVFKQTPERWIVTAVTFALSRRAAPVLDYAGIRDALAARGITAPTPSDVADAVIAIRRSKLPDPAVIGNAGSFFKNPIIDAAIAAALRETHPELPVFPVDGARCKLSAAWLIDRCGWKGHRDGDAGVSAGHALVLVNHGNAHGRDLLALARRIAASVRARFGVDLAPEPRIVGATW, translated from the coding sequence ATGTCCGCCCCGTTCGATCTGCGCGAACGCGTCGACCTGCGCCCCCGCAACACCTTCGGCGTCCCGGCGCAGGCGCGTCGGCTGCTCGAGGTCGGCGATGCCGCGATGTTGCCGCAGGCGCTCGACGCACTCGGCGAGATGCCACCACTAGTGCTCGGTGGTGGCAGCAATCTGCTGTTCGTCGACGATGTCGACACGGCGCTGGCGATCGTCGACACCCGCCGGGCGCTCGTCGCCGATGACAGCGTCCAGGCGCAGGTCCGCGTTGCTGCCGGCGCGTCCTGGCACGATGTGGTGATGTGGTCCCTGGCTCAAGGGCTGGGCGGCCTGGAAAATCTCGCGTTGATCCCCGGCACTGTGGGCGCGGCGCCGATCCAGAACATCGGCGCCTACGGTGTCGAGGTCGCTGACCGCATCCATGCGGTCGAGGCCTTCGACCGCACCCGCGGTGCCCTGGTCGCGCTCGACGCAGCGGCCTGCGGCTTCGGCTACCGCGACAGCGTGTTCAAGCAGACGCCCGAGCGCTGGATCGTCACCGCGGTCACCTTCGCGCTTTCGCGCCGCGCCGCACCGGTGCTCGACTATGCCGGCATCCGCGACGCACTCGCCGCGCGTGGCATCACCGCGCCGACGCCGTCCGATGTCGCCGACGCGGTGATCGCGATCCGCCGCAGCAAGCTGCCCGACCCGGCCGTGATCGGCAACGCCGGCAGCTTCTTCAAGAACCCGATTATCGACGCCGCGATCGCCGCTGCGCTGCGCGAGACGCATCCCGAGCTGCCGGTGTTTCCGGTCGACGGCGCGCGCTGCAAGCTTTCGGCCGCGTGGTTGATCGACCGCTGTGGCTGGAAAGGCCATCGCGATGGCGATGCCGGCGTCTCGGCCGGGCACGCCCTGGTGCTGGTCAATCATGGCAACGCGCACGGCCGCGACCTGCTGGCGCTGGCGCGGCGCATCGCCGCGTCGGTGCGCGCCCGCTTCGGCGTGGACCTGGCCCCCGAGCCACGCATCGTAGGGGCGACCTGGTGA
- a CDS encoding DMT family transporter, whose translation MLGSTSAFALMAITIRFASATIPTTEVAFFRNFFGLLALLPILLRAGGGLPRTHHLGRYLVRTLVGLGSMLCAFWAIGHLPLSQAISLSYAAPLFATIAAVLWLGEIVRVRRWMAVSAGFVGVLVILRPGVAFSLPMLIPVLGALLAALVAIQMKQLSKIDPPDTIVFYTYLLWVPLSLVPALFQWVWPGPVTWLWLIATGVLGTLGQWLWTRALRLGEVSALQPISFVQLPIVVLFGWWLFDETVDLWTMIGAAIVFGANGYIAHREAVLARRAASQRPTEAAKPSE comes from the coding sequence ATGCTCGGCAGCACGTCGGCATTCGCGCTGATGGCGATCACGATCCGCTTCGCGTCGGCGACCATCCCGACGACCGAGGTCGCGTTCTTCCGCAACTTCTTCGGCCTGCTCGCACTGTTGCCGATCCTGCTGCGCGCCGGCGGCGGACTGCCGCGCACGCACCATCTCGGCCGCTACCTGGTGCGTACGCTCGTCGGTCTGGGCTCGATGCTGTGCGCGTTCTGGGCGATCGGCCACCTGCCACTGTCGCAGGCGATCTCGCTGTCGTATGCCGCGCCGTTGTTCGCGACCATCGCCGCGGTGCTGTGGCTGGGCGAGATCGTGCGCGTGCGGCGCTGGATGGCGGTGTCGGCAGGCTTCGTCGGCGTGCTGGTGATCCTGCGCCCGGGCGTGGCGTTCTCACTGCCGATGCTGATCCCGGTGCTCGGCGCCCTGCTCGCGGCGCTGGTCGCGATCCAGATGAAGCAGCTGTCGAAGATCGATCCGCCCGACACGATCGTCTTCTACACCTATCTGCTGTGGGTGCCGCTGTCGCTGGTGCCGGCGCTGTTCCAGTGGGTGTGGCCCGGTCCGGTGACCTGGCTGTGGCTGATCGCCACCGGCGTGCTGGGCACGCTCGGCCAGTGGCTGTGGACGCGCGCGCTGCGCCTGGGCGAGGTCTCGGCCCTGCAGCCGATCAGCTTCGTGCAGTTGCCGATCGTGGTGCTGTTCGGCTGGTGGTTGTTCGACGAGACGGTCGACCTGTGGACGATGATCGGCGCGGCAATCGTGTTCGGCGCCAACGGCTACATCGCCCATCGCGAAGCGGTGCTCGCGCGCCGCGCCGCCTCCCAGCGCCCGACCGAGGCGGCCAAGCCCAGCGAGTAG
- the lolD gene encoding lipoprotein-releasing ABC transporter ATP-binding protein LolD produces MSENPQTAGTVVLAAEGLGKTYAEGKLHTPVFDGLDFAVQAGETVAILGASGAGKSTLLHLLGGLDVPSAGEVFVTGQQMSALSNAARGTLRNRALGFVYQFHHLLPEFTALENVMLPALLNGASDSDATTRARGLLETVGLGHRLGHKPGELSGGERQRAAVARALVNKPACVLGDEPTGNLDERTAATVFELMLEMNRAQRTSLVLVTHDRRLARKLDRVMELHQGKLREVARDDV; encoded by the coding sequence ATGAGTGAGAACCCGCAAACAGCCGGTACCGTCGTGTTGGCGGCCGAAGGCCTGGGCAAGACCTACGCCGAAGGCAAGCTGCATACGCCGGTCTTCGACGGGCTCGACTTCGCCGTGCAGGCGGGCGAGACCGTCGCCATCCTCGGTGCCTCGGGCGCCGGCAAGAGCACGCTGCTGCACCTGCTTGGTGGGCTCGATGTGCCGAGCGCGGGCGAGGTGTTCGTCACCGGGCAGCAGATGAGCGCGCTGTCGAATGCGGCTCGCGGCACCTTGCGCAACCGTGCGCTCGGCTTCGTCTACCAGTTCCATCACCTGCTGCCCGAATTCACCGCGCTGGAGAACGTGATGTTGCCGGCGCTGCTCAACGGCGCCAGCGACAGCGATGCGACCACGCGTGCGCGCGGCCTGCTGGAGACGGTCGGGCTCGGCCACCGGCTCGGTCACAAGCCGGGCGAGCTGTCGGGGGGCGAGCGCCAGCGCGCGGCCGTTGCGCGGGCGCTGGTCAACAAGCCGGCCTGCGTGCTGGGCGACGAACCCACCGGCAATCTCGACGAGCGCACCGCCGCGACCGTGTTCGAGCTGATGCTGGAGATGAACCGCGCGCAGCGCACAAGCCTGGTGCTGGTGACCCACGACCGCCGGCTGGCGCGCAAGCTCGACCGGGTGATGGAACTGCACCAGGGCAAGCTGCGCGAGGTCGCGCGCGACGACGTCTGA
- a CDS encoding lipoprotein-releasing ABC transporter permease subunit has product MLRPIPAAIGLRYLRAKRRNGFISFISLASIFAIAIGVTVLITTLAVMSGFQKEIRDRMLGMVAHATISAEGDTLHNWARAVDVAREDPRVAGAAPYIDTQALLRGRRNEPAAVRAISPEDEGQVSDLTTSMVVGQLSDLQPGSFNIVLGRELALWLGVGVGDSVIVTTDFQVTPMGAVPQLKRFTVSGLFEAGYQDFDRRLAVVNLQDAQRLLRIGDGVTGVRLKLHDMDLAQQVTRDLVHRLGGVYRVSDWSSENANMFRALKLEKTMIGILLSLIILMGAFSLLNSQVMLVTDKHADIAILRTLGLTPRGVMQVFMVQGTMIGVIGTVLGVCGGLLLTFNLEHILRALERLFGVVLMPEDVYYVTGLPIDLQASDVTMIGVIALLMAFLATLYPAWRAARTAPAEALRYE; this is encoded by the coding sequence ATGCTCAGACCCATTCCCGCCGCCATTGGCCTGCGTTATCTCCGGGCGAAACGGCGCAACGGCTTCATCTCCTTCATTTCGCTGGCCTCGATTTTCGCGATCGCGATCGGCGTCACCGTGCTGATCACGACCCTGGCGGTGATGAGCGGTTTCCAGAAGGAAATCCGCGACCGCATGCTCGGCATGGTCGCGCACGCGACCATCAGCGCCGAGGGCGACACACTGCACAACTGGGCACGCGCGGTCGATGTCGCGCGCGAGGATCCACGCGTGGCCGGCGCGGCGCCGTACATCGACACGCAGGCGCTGCTGCGCGGCCGCCGCAACGAGCCGGCCGCGGTGCGTGCGATCTCGCCCGAGGACGAGGGCCAGGTCTCCGACCTCACCACCTCGATGGTGGTCGGCCAACTGTCGGACCTGCAGCCGGGCAGCTTCAACATCGTGCTCGGCCGCGAACTTGCGCTGTGGCTCGGCGTCGGCGTCGGCGACAGCGTCATCGTGACCACCGATTTTCAGGTCACGCCGATGGGCGCGGTGCCGCAGCTCAAGCGCTTCACCGTCAGCGGTCTGTTCGAGGCCGGTTACCAGGATTTCGATCGCCGGCTGGCGGTGGTCAACCTGCAGGACGCGCAGCGGCTGCTGCGCATCGGCGACGGCGTGACCGGCGTGCGCCTGAAACTGCACGACATGGATCTCGCCCAGCAGGTCACCCGTGACCTCGTGCACAGGCTGGGCGGGGTCTACCGGGTCAGCGACTGGAGCAGCGAGAACGCCAACATGTTCCGGGCGCTGAAGCTCGAGAAGACGATGATCGGCATCCTTTTGTCGCTGATCATCCTGATGGGCGCGTTCTCGCTGTTGAACTCGCAAGTCATGCTGGTCACCGACAAGCATGCCGACATCGCGATCCTGCGCACGCTGGGTCTGACCCCGCGCGGAGTCATGCAGGTGTTCATGGTGCAGGGCACGATGATCGGCGTCATCGGGACGGTGCTCGGGGTCTGCGGCGGCCTGCTGCTGACCTTCAATCTCGAACACATCCTGCGCGCCCTCGAGCGCCTGTTCGGCGTGGTGCTGATGCCAGAAGACGTCTACTACGTCACCGGCCTGCCGATCGACCTGCAGGCCAGCGACGTGACGATGATCGGCGTGATCGCATTGCTGATGGCGTTCCTGGCCACCCTGTATCCGGCATGGCGCGCGGCGCGCACCGCACCGGCGGAGGCGCTGCGTTATGAGTGA
- a CDS encoding succinate dehydrogenase assembly factor 2, with protein sequence MRELDRLFERWLDRCWATSSESERDVFRRLLECEDDRLWKWFLGHERSPDAQLDALVQSIRALPPDP encoded by the coding sequence ATGCGCGAGCTCGATCGGCTGTTCGAGCGCTGGCTTGATCGGTGTTGGGCGACATCCTCTGAAAGCGAGCGGGATGTTTTCCGACGGCTGCTCGAATGCGAGGACGATAGGCTCTGGAAGTGGTTCCTCGGCCATGAGCGGTCGCCCGATGCGCAACTCGACGCCCTCGTCCAATCCATCCGCGCGCTGCCGCCCGATCCCTGA